From a single Thalassophryne amazonica chromosome 7, fThaAma1.1, whole genome shotgun sequence genomic region:
- the LOC117514220 gene encoding killer cell lectin-like receptor subfamily B member 1A — translation MEMMELDKAKTANEYEDAAGRQAPDAQAAEKEETSEYAKLEGPSEDIYSEAILMDTSPKPGPDKQTPGNVRAYQAACVILSIICLILLGVILILSMKSQTGHTDQEAGCSFEHCKVYLPNILQRYHKCQLCAKGWLTFEGWCFYVSTFRLNWEESERNCRNKGGSLAVITDSRVQSFLTQKGMAKYWIGLRQNGTNWNWVNFETLGESFWAERKSEGDCGILNTYEPPEKNWIKASCKAATYFICQRQL, via the exons ATGGAGATGATGGAGTTGGACAAAGCAAAGACAGCAAATGAGTATGAAGATGCAGCAGGTCGCCAGGCACCAGATGCCCAAGCTGCAG AAAAAGAAGAAACCAGTGAGTATGCTAAATTGGAGGGTCCATCTGAAGACATTTATTCAGAGGCTATACTCATGGACACGTCACCTAAACCAGGACCAG aCAAACAGACTCCGGGAAACGTGCGTGCGTATCAAGCTGCGTGCGTAATCCTCAGCATAATCTGCCTGATCCTGCTGGGGGTCATCCTCATCCTTTCTATGAAAT CCCAGACTGGACACACAGATCAGGAGgcaggctgcagctttgaacattgcAAAGTCTACTTGCCCAATATTCTACAGAGAT aTCATAAATGCCAGCTGTGTGCTAAAGGATGGCTGACGTTTGAGGGATGGTGTTTCTACGTGTCCAcgttcaggctgaactgggaggaaAGTGAGAGGAACTGCAGAAACAAAGGAGGATCTCTGGCTGTAATCACTGACAGCAGAGTTCAG agcTTTCTGACTCAGAAGGGGATGGCCAAATACTGGATTGGTCTGAGACAAAATGGAACCAACTGGAACTGGGTCAACTTTGAGACACTGGGAGAGAG TTTTTGGGCAGAAAGAAAGTCTGAGGGGGATTGTGGGATCCTGAACACCTATGAACCCCCTGAGAAGAACTGGATCAAAGCGTCTTGTAAGGCCGCCACCTACTTCATCTGTCAGAGGCAACTCTAA